Proteins found in one Pseudorasbora parva isolate DD20220531a chromosome 11, ASM2467924v1, whole genome shotgun sequence genomic segment:
- the simc1 gene encoding SUMO-interacting motif-containing protein 1 — MEDIICVSSDSDDSDLEVISSYNEDKDDAVPFIRAEWLQVTPVLIDITDHKLTPPRRRCSRRDTCSSFEVIDISEDDPPDKGDVQLQNPSPTLPSVESKNKKVHVTPASFEKPQDSQSQASVGKDVANSGCFVENSVQSVGPKSLTQENTLTDVLQITENHLHQDTNCSLSLSEHLSCDKCLDCCSSNDIRIISFINASEVFKNSITDTSQNTKDKQLSTPAVCCIDIDQENKEHFDSSQKWEDTVHSPYSLDSPYYCPSEVDAYIFSDSSNKSEDKDNTYTASVSNALSLNDDGETINICENEDLHTQDQLERSSPSIDTSSRLSPNWSPELRSRQSKPSSPTSTEILASDTLAQSPDLSMLSSPSSSFSLLLSQPSTPHFSERAELSRNDLGFPESPSIRLWETRSDDDNENVLATLDSDISENNSQDRQHICLARYRKLSQCIGGMFPQMHDDEEEDENYDPAEPLCQQSLSLVYSTIEENYPEGTLQLLSDFIQPLYYPPVDITEHLLRRILLDPQSPDALAVEAYNLLMKTQRYHRVDASTVPWDWELMKSVMKDQDDTKRLRTEVRYMLLQYVLQVLEDDFHFKLRNQCLQHSVAKKMLSCGRETFGQVRDLIDWMINAAKESVNNSNDVGYPKQEDNCLKIVLSLQKMLTLAVEVDKDPAYNSDKLSEELFSCLNRMCSCRKIRLLLLSTLESKLLRCKLLKLLLDETCSQKTHLPMSLSLLLHYLKSSTLASEPSDGAEKWRKWDELLQLLWMQMLSYEEVVTGHLHCPITKRFDRTHAPVWTRDDQVKCSAVQEAADAFLSRAADDIGQALPMEMQELLCQLQEHITDMSSVNSSPSTF; from the exons ATGGAGGATATTATTTGTGTCAGCTCGGACAGCGACGACTCTGATTTAGAGGTTATAAGTAGTTACAACGAAGATAAAGATGATGCAGTTCCGTTCATCCGAGCAGAATGGCTCCAAGTCACTCCT GTGCTCATTGATATCACCGACCATAAGTTAACCCCTCCAAGGCGAAGATGCTCAAGAAGAGATACTTGCTCTTCGTTTGAAGTTATAGATATAAGTGAAGACGATCCTCCTGATAAAGGCGACGTCCAGCTTCAGAATCCATCACCGACTCTGCCATCAGTAGAAagcaaaaacaagaaagtgCATGTAACACCGGCATCTTTTGAAAAACCTCAAGACTCACAATCCCAAGCAAGTGTTGGAAAAGATGTGGCTAATTCAGGGTGTTTTGTAGAGAACAGTGTGCAGTCTGTTGGCCCTAAGTCACTCACTCAGGAGAACACTCTCACAGACGTGCTCCAAATAACAGAAAATCATTTGCATCAGGACACAAATTGTAGTTTAAGCTTGTCTGAGCATTTGAGCTGTGACAAGTGTTTGGATTGTTGCAGTTCCAATGATATACGTATAATTTCTTTCATAAATGCATCTGAAGTGTTTAAGAACTCTATTACAGATACATCCCAAAACACTAAAGACAAGCAGCTTAGTACACCAGCTGTCTGCTGCATAGACATAGACCAAGAAAACAAAGAACATTTCGACTCATCACAGAAATGGGAAGACACTGTTCACTCTCCTTACAGTCTTGACAGTCCATATTACTGTCCAAGTGAGGTAGATGCTTATATATTTTCTGACTCATCCAATAAATCTGAAGATAAGGATAATACTTATACTGCATCAGTGTCCAATGCTCTTTCTTTAAATGATGACGGTGAAACGATAAATATCTGCGAAAATGAAGACCTACATACTCAGGATCAGCTCGAACGTTCTTCCCCCTCCATAGATACCTCATCTAGGCTATCGCCCAACTGGAGCCCTGAACTTAGATCTAGGCAGAGTAAACCCAGCAGTCCTACTTCCACAGAGATTCTTGCCAGCGACACATTGGCACAGTCCCCTGATCTATCTATGCTAAGCTCACCAAGTAGCTCCTTCAGCCTCCTCCTCTCGCAACCCTCCACGCCACACTTTTCAGAGAGAGCAGAGCTAAGCAGAAATGATTTAGGATTCCCAGAAAGTCCTTCCATCAGGCTTTGGGAGACAAGAAGTGATGACGACAATGAAAATGTTCTGGCTACTCTGGACTCGGATATTTCTGAAAACAACTCACAAGACAGACAACATATTTGTCTGGCTCGGTACAGAAAATTAAGTCAGTGCATAGGTGGAATGTTTCCACAGATG caTGACGATGAGGAGGAAGATGAAAACTATGATCCCGCTGAACCCCTGTGCCAACAGAGCCTTAGTTTGGTTTACAGCACTATTGAGGAGAATTACCCAGAGGGCACTCTTCAGCTGCTCTCTGACTTCATTCAGCCTCTGTATTACCCACCGGTGGATATTACCGAACATCTGCTCAGGAGGATTCTCTTGGACCCACAGAGCCCTGATGCCCTAGCTGTTGAGGCCTATAACCTATTGATGAAGACTCAGAG ATATCATCGTGTTGATGCTTCTACAGTCCCATGGGATTGGGAACTGATGAAATCGGTTATGAAGGATCAG GATGACACAAAGAGGTTGCGAACAGAGGTCCGGTACATGCTACTGCAATATGTGTTGCAGGTTTTAGAAGATGACTTTCACTTTAAACTCAGGAATCAATGTCTTCAACACTCTGTTGCAAAGAAGATGCTTTCATGTGGCCGTGAAACGTTTGGACAAGTCAG GGATCTAATAGATTGGATGATTAATGCGGCTAAAGAGTCAGTGAACAACTCAAATGATGTGGGATATCCAAAGCAAGAGGACAACTGTCTTAA GATTGTATTATCTCTTCAGAAGATGTTAACATTGGCCGTAGAGGTGGACAAGGACCCTGCCTACAATTCAGACAAACTTTCAGAAGAGCTCTTCAGTTGTCTTAACAGAATGTGTTCTTGCAGGAAGATAAG acTCTTATTGTTGAGTACTCTGGAGAGCAAGCTGCTGAGATGCAAGTTGTTGAAGCTGCTGCTGGATGAGACTTGTTCTCAGAAAACACACTTGCCCATGTCTCTAAGTTTGCTTCTGCACTACCTTAAGAGCTCCACACTGGCCTCAGAACCCTCA GATGGAGCAGAGAAATGGAGAAAATGGGATGAACTTCTTCAGCTTCTGTGGATGCAGATGCTCAGTTATGAAGAAGTGGTCACAG GTCATCTACACTGTCCCATCACAAAGCGCTTTGATAGGACACATGCTCCGGTTTGGACACGAGATGATCAGGTGAAATGCTCAGCAGTGCAAGAGGCAGCAGACGCCTTCCTGTCACGAGCAGCGGATGACATCGGCCAAGCTCTCCCCATGGAAATGCAGGAATTACTTTGCCAACTACAAGAACACATAACTGACATGTCCAGTGTTAATTCAAGTCCTTCAACATTTTAA